From Nocardia higoensis:
TCCGCAAGGCGGCGGAGCACCTGGCCGATCACTGGGGTGTCGAGCGCGTAGCCGTCACCCGGACCGCCCCCGGCCGGATCACCGTGCGGGCAGTGCGCACCGACCCCCTGACCATCCCGCTGACGGCCTCGACACCACGCGGGCCGGTGGACCCTGCGTTCTTCCCGCTGGGCATCGATGAGCACGGAGAGGTCCGGGGCCTGCGCTTCCGTGGCGTGTCCGGCTACGGCGTCTACGGCATCCCCGGCAGCGGCAAGACCTCGCTTCTCCTGGGCCTGATCGCGCACTACGCCGAGTGCCCCGAAGTGCAATTCGTTGTTCTCGACGGCAAGACCAGCACGGGCCTCGACGGCGACTACTACGACGTAGCCGATCGGTGTGCGGCCGTCACCGGAGACGACCTCGGCCAGGCGAACACGCTGCTTCACCAAATCTCCGCGTTGCGTCGCATCCGGTCCGGCACCATCCGGCCGACACTTGGCACCCCGAACCTCTGGGATGTCGGCCCGTCGCCTGCCTGGCCGCTGGTGATCGTGATCGTGGACGAGTGCCACACCTACTTCCAGCAGATCAGGGACGGCGGAGACAAGCGGCTCAAGGAACGAAACGCCCTGGCCGCTGAAAACGTGCTGTTGGTCGAAGACCTGGCGAAGAAGGGCCGCAGCGTCGGCGTGCTGGTCATCCCGGCCACCCAGAAAGGCACGGGCGACGCCATTCCCACCCAGATCAGGGACGTACTGACCGGGGCTGTCTGCTTCGCCACCCGGTCGGACGCGGCGGCCGTCGCGGCACTCGGAGAGGACATCCGCCAGCACCCGGAGGCACACCCGTCGCAGTACGTCGGGGAGGCGTACGTAGGCGTAGCCACCGTGACCGCAGGCGGACGAGAAGGGTTCCTACGCATCCGAACCCCGTATTGCTCCCCGCTCACCGCAGCGGCAGCCGTGGAACGCGGCGCCCATCTCACCGCCCGCCCCGACGTGCTTCCCGGGCTCACGGAAGGCCAGGCGCACCGGACCGCTATTGCCTGGCACACAACGGAAGTGCCCGGCGAGTCCCCTGGTCGCGTCGGCGACTGACAGTACGGTGCCCACCTAGATCACAAAGGAGGGGCCGGGACAGCAACGCCGCCCGACCCCTCCCGAATGTCTGAACCGCCTGCGCCCCCACATCACGCCAATGAGTCACGGGCCAGGCGGGTGTCCCTTGCGATCGAGACGAGGACGAATGGTAGCAACAGCAGGTCACACCGGGTCGCCGGTTGCCACATGGACATGTAACGGATGCGGAACGACCTTTCCGCGCGCCTCGAAAGGGCGACCCCGGCGCTGGTGCAGCGAGCAATGCCGACGACGCGCCAGCACGTCGAGCAAGGCCGGGTGCGGGCCCCGGGGCGGGACCACCCCGCACCGTGACGGGCGGGACGCAGGAGGAACGGGGCGGGGTGGCCCGGCTCTGCCGGGTCTGCCCGTCCCGGGGCCCTCTCCGACCGACGTGACGGCCGCACATTCTCGGTATACCGCAAAGTTTGCAAACAGCCCTGATCAGAGCACGTATTCGAGTGTGCGGAAAGTCCGCTACCGCTTGCGGCACTTGCTCCGTGAGGTCACCACGATCGACCGGTGCAAGGCGTGCGGATGGTCCTCACTCGGCCAGGGCGTGACCGTCAAGCGGTCCATCACCGGAGAGGGCATGGCACTGGCCGGATTCGGTGGCATCGAAACATGCGGCCGTATCTGGCTGTGCCCGGTCTGCTCCGCCAAGATTCGCTTGCGCCGGGGAGACGAGATCGCCCGCGGCGTCGCCAACCACTTCGGCACGGGCGGGTCCGCACTCTTCGCCACGGCCACCCTGTCGCACGAGCACGGGGACGAACTCCTGGTGACATTCGATGTGGTGGCGAAAGC
This genomic window contains:
- a CDS encoding cell division protein FtsK: RKAAEHLADHWGVERVAVTRTAPGRITVRAVRTDPLTIPLTASTPRGPVDPAFFPLGIDEHGEVRGLRFRGVSGYGVYGIPGSGKTSLLLGLIAHYAECPEVQFVVLDGKTSTGLDGDYYDVADRCAAVTGDDLGQANTLLHQISALRRIRSGTIRPTLGTPNLWDVGPSPAWPLVIVIVDECHTYFQQIRDGGDKRLKERNALAAENVLLVEDLAKKGRSVGVLVIPATQKGTGDAIPTQIRDVLTGAVCFATRSDAAAVAALGEDIRQHPEAHPSQYVGEAYVGVATVTAGGREGFLRIRTPYCSPLTAAAAVERGAHLTARPDVLPGLTEGQAHRTAIAWHTTEVPGESPGRVGD